One Streptomyces sp. 840.1 genomic window, GATCACACTGGTGGAGCACCTGTACGCCCTCTCCAGGGGCACGGCCGGTACCTCCTCCGCCGCAGCCACCCGTCCGGAGACCACGCCGGAGAAGACCCCGGAGCACGCCCCGTGACACAGCCCACCGAACCACCCCCGGGCTGCCCGGCGCACGGCCGCGTGCCGCTGTCCGGGCCGCGGTTCCAGACCGAACCCACCCAGCTGTACCGGGAGATGCGGCGCGACCACGGCGCCGTGGCACCCATCACGCTGGACGGCGACATCCCGGCCTGGCTGGTGCTCGGCTACCGCGAACTGCACCAGGTCACCAGCGACCCGGTGCTGTTCAGCCGCGACTCCGACCTGTGGAGCCAGTGGGAGCGCATCCCCGACGGCTGGCCGCTGCTGCCGATGATCGGCCGCAAGCAGCCCTCGATCCTCTACACGGTCGGCCCCCGGCACGTCGAGCGCGCCCGGATGATCAGCGACGCCCTGGAGGCGGTCGACCCCTTCTCCCTCAAGCGTCACGCGGAGGAGTTCGCCGACGAGCTGATCGACCGGTTCTGCTCCAAGGGCGCCACCGACATCATCGCCGAGTACGCGATGCTGCTCCCCGCCCGCGTCCTGGCACGGCTCTACGGCTTCAGCGACGAGACCGGCGACGCGCTCGTCGGCTCGATCAACGACATGATCGACGGCCGGGAGCGGGCCCTCGCCGGGCAGCAGCACCTGGGCACCTCCATGGCCCAGCTGCTGGCCGACAAACACGCGGCGCCCGACGACGACGTCGCGACCCGGATGCTGGCCGACCCCGGCGGCTTCACGGACGAGGAGATCGCCCAGGACCTGATGGTCATGATGGCCGCCGGGCACCAGCCGACCGCCGACTGGATGGGCAACTCGCTGCGGCTGATGCTCACCGACGACCGGTTCGCCGCCTCGCTCTCGGGCGGCCGGCACAGCGTCGCCGAGGCCATGAACGAGGTCCTGTGGGAGGACCCCCCGACCCAGAACGTCGCGGGCCGCTGGGTCTCGCGCGACACCCACCTCGGGGGCCGCCACCTCCAGGCCGGCGACCTGCTGCTCCTCGGCATCGCCGCCGCCAACGCCGACCCGCAGGTCCGCACCGACGGCTCCGCGCTGACCGGCGGCAACAACGCGTTCCTCTCCTTCGGCCACGGCGAGCACCGCTGCCCCTTCCCGGCCCAGGAGACCGCCGAGGTCATCGCCCGTACCGGCATCGAGGTCCTGCTCGACCGCCTCCCGGACATCGACCTCGGCGTCCCCGCCGAACAGCTCACCCGGCGCCCGTCGCCCTGGCTGCGCGGCCTGACCGACCTCCCCGTCGCCTTCACGCCCACCCCTGCCACAGGACCCGCCAACGGAGGCCAGCAATGACCCGGATCGTCCTCGACCCCTTCGTCGCCGATCTCGACGGCGAGGGCGCCGCGCTGCGTGCCGCGGGCCCGCTCGCCGAGGTGGAGCTGCCCGGCGGCGTGCACTGCTACGCGGTGACGCACCACGCCGAGGCGCGGCAGCTGCTGACCGACACCCGGATCGTGAAGGACATCAACGTCTGGGGCGCCTGGCAGCGCGGCGAGATCCCCCTGGACTGGCCCCTGATAGGCCTCGCCAACCCGGGCCGCTCCATGCTGACCGTCGACGGCGCCGACCACCGCCGGCTGCGCACCCTGGTGGCGCAGGCCCTGACCGTGAAGCGGGTGGAGCGGCTGCGGGCGGGCATCGAGGCGCTCACGACCGCGAGCCTGGACCGCCTCGCGGCCCTGCCCCGGGGCGAGAAGGTCGACCTCAAGGCCGAGTTCGCGTATCCGCTGCCGATGAACGTCATCAGCGAGCTGATGGGTGTCGACGGCGCCGACCACCCCCGGCTCAAGGAGCTGTTCGAGAAGTTCTTCTCGACGCAGACCCCGCCGGAGGAGGTCCCGCAGATGATGGCGGACCTCGGCGCGCTCTTCACGAAGATCGTCGACAGCAAGCGGGCCGAGCCGGGCGACGACCTGACCAGTGCCCTGATCGCGGCCTCCGACGACGGCGACCACCTCAGCAACGAGGAGATCGTCAACACCCTCCAGCTGATCATCGCGGCCGGCCACGAGACGACGATCAGCCTGATCGTGAACGCCGTCGTCGCCCTCCAGACCCACCCCGAGCAGCGCAAGCAGGTGCTCGGCGGCGAGGTGCCGTGGGAGAACGTGATCGAGGAGACCCTGCGCTGGAACACCCCCACGTCCCACGTACTGATCCGCTTCGCGACCGAGGACGTGGCGGTCGGTGACAAGGTCCTCCCCAAGGGCGAGGCCCTGATCGTCTCCTTCGGCGCACTGGGCCGCGACGAGGAGCAGTACGGGCCGACCGCGGGCGAGTTCGACGCGACCCGCTCCCCCAACCGCCACATCGCCTTCGGCCACGGCCCGCACGTCTGCCCGGGTGCGGCCCTGTCCCGGCTGGAGGCGGGGGTCGCGCTCCCCGCGCTCTACGAGCGCTTCCCGGAGCTCGAACTCGCGGTCCCGGCCTCCGAGCTGCGCAACAAGCCGATCGTCACCCAGAACGACCTGTTCGACCTCCCGGTCGAACTGGGCTGAGCAAGACCCCCGGGACGCGTGATCCGGCGTCCACCGACCGGATCACGCGTCTCATCCGACGGACAGGATGCGTAGCCGCCGTACCGAGCGGCTACGCTCCGACTCGTGGCCGACATCCAGATTCCCGCTGACATCAAGCCCGCCGACGGGCGCTTCGGCGCCGGTCCTTCCAAGGTGCGGACGGAGGCGCTCGACGCGCTGGCCGCCACCGGAACGTCCTTGCTCGGTACGTCCCACCGCCAGGCTCCGGTGAAGAACCTGGTCGGCGCGGTACGTGACGGAGTGCGCGACCTCTTCTCCCTCCCCGAGGGATACGAGGTGATCCTGGGCAACGGCGGCTCCACCGCCTTCTGGGACATCGCGACGCACGGTCTGATCGAGTCGAAGTCCCAGCACCTCAACTTCGGCGAGTTCTCCTCGAAGTTCGCGAAGGCCGCCAAGCTCGCCCCGTGGCTGGCCGACCCGACCGTCATCGCCTCCGACCCGGGCACCCACCCGGACCCGAAGGCCGAGGCGGGCGTCGACGTCTACGCCCTCACGCACAACGAGACCTCCACCGGTGTCGCCGCGCCCATCAAGCGCGTCGCGGGCGCCGACGCGGGCTCCCTGGTCCTGGTGGACGCCACCTCCGGCGCGGGCGGCCTGCCGGTCGACATCGCCGAGACGGACGTCTACTACTTCGCCCCGCAGAAGTCCTTCGCCTCCGACGGCGGCCTCTGGATCGGGATCTTCTCCCCCGCCGCACTGGAGCGCGCGGCCCGCGTCCACGCCTCCGGCCGGCACGTCCCGGAGTTCTTCTCGCTGCCGACGGCGATCGACAACTCGCTGAAGAACCAGACGTACAACACCCCGGCCCTGGCCACGCTGTTCCTCCTGAACGAGCAGCTGACCTGGATGAACACCCAGGGCGGCCTGGACTTCACCACCGGCCGCACGGCAGCCTCCTCCGGCCACCTGTACGGCTGGGCCGAGGAGTCCAAGTACGCCACCCCGTTCGTCACGGACCCGGCCAAGCGCTCGCAGGTCATCGGCACGATCGACTTCGCGGACGAGATCGACGCCACCGCCGTCGCCAAGGCCCTGCGCGCCAACGGCATCGTCGACACGGAGCCGTACCGCAAGCTGGGCCGCAACCAGCTGCGCGTGGCGATGTTCCCGGCGATCGACCCGTCGGACGTCCAGGCGCTGACGGCATGCATCGACTACGTGATCGAGAAGCTGTAACCGGTCCTCCGACACGTACGGAACGGCCCTGCACCCGCGATCTGCGCGTGCAGGGCCGTTTCTGCTTCACTCACCGGGGTGACGCGGGGCGTACGGGCCGCGAAGGGTCGGCAGTCCTACGATGATGGCCGCCGGAGGAGCCCAACCCGCCTCGGGAGCAGGAGCCGCAGTCGCAGCCGGGGCCGGAGCGGCGGCCGTCCGAGGGATGACGGCGGCCGGTGGACCGGTCAGGAACTTCGGCAGGCCTTCTGCTTCCTGAGCCAGGCGGCGGCTTCCGTCAAGGGCTCGTTGTATCCGCGGGCCTCGGGGATCTCCACGTCCGCTTCGATGGGTCCGTCGTAGGTCCGCCCGGTCCGGTCGGTCTCGCGGGCCACGGTCAGGATGACCAGCGCACCGTCGGACTGTTCGTACGACACGTTCGCGGTGGGAACGCCCGTGGTCGCCTCCCCGAACGTGCGGGTGTCCGGGCGGCCCCGGAAGGCGATGGTGACGGCCTCCCCGGCGCTCGCCGTCCGGCGGCTGGTCAGGACGGCCACCGGCGGCGCCGGGCGGGTCAGCGGCTTCGCCGGGCCCCATGTGTCCAGGTACTGGCGGGGGGTGCCCTTCGTGAGCGTCCAGGGGGACTTCTTGCCGTCCGCGTAGACGGCGTTCCCGACGGTGCCGTCGCCCAGCACCGATCCGACGGCGGCGAGCGGCCCCCACATGTCGCCGCCGTTGTTGCTCCGCACGTCGATGATCCAGCCGCAGACGCCCTGCCCGTCGAGCGCGGCGACGGTCGCCCGCGCCGAGCGGACGTAGGGGGCGGCTACCCGGTCGGAGGGCTCTGCGGGGAGCGTCAGATGGGCGATGCCGCCCGCGAGCCGGCGGCCCTCGGGGAGTATCAGGTCCTCGGCCGGTGCGTTCAGGGATTCGTCGGCCTGCTCCGGGTCGTAGAAGGTGCTGTGCCTGTCGTTCAGGTCCCGCACCGCCTGGCGGATCGCCCGATACGTCTCGGACGGCGTCTGCGCCTTCCGCGCTTCGGTGAAGGCGTCCTGACGGAGCTTCGGCCAGTCCACGTCCTTGGTGACCAGGGAGTGCTTCTCCATCGTGTCCAGGGCGGAGGTCAGGTAGGTGCGCGCCTTCGGCGACATCCCGTCCCCGGGAGCCGCGTCGGCGTCACCGCCCGCGCCGCCGCCCGTGCATCCCACCGCCGCCGCCAGTACGACGAAGCCGAGGGCCGTCGAGGAGAGGCCCCGGGGCCATCCCCTCATCGCGCGTCCAGCCGCCACCGCACCTCGCCGTCCTCCCACTCGTCCGTCCGCACCAGCCCCGCCGCGGCGGCCACCGCCGCCGACGCCGCGTGGTCGGGGTGGATGTGGGCGACGACCGTACGCACCGCTCCCCCGTCCAGCAGGTGCGCCACGAGGCCCACCGCCGCCTCCTTGGCGTAGCCCCGGCCCTGTCGGCCGGACCCGATCACCCAGGCGATCTCCGCCCGCGCCTCGCCCACGTTCACCGTCGCCTGCACATAGCCGGCCAGGCAGTCGTCATCGCGCACGGCGAGCACCCAGTTCCACCACCGCTCGGCCGGGTCCGGCGAACCGGCGCTCTGGCGTGCGTAGCGGGCCCGCAGGGCGTCCACGTCCAGGGGAGCGCCGCCGGTGAAGGTGTGCAGGGCCGGGTCGGAGAGTACGGCCGCCATCTCGTCCGCGTGCGCCACACGCAGCGGCAGGGCGTCCAGGCGCGGGGTGGAGAAGGGCATCGGCCCGTGGTTCGTCGTCATATGCGGATGATCATACTGTCGGGCCCGGCGGCGGCCAGGAAACGCTCGTCCGGCGGCCCGCCCGGGGATGACACGGCGCCGGGCCTGCGGATCATGGAAGGTATGGACACGATTGCTGAGCTCAAGCCCTTCGTGAAGCAGTACACCGTCCTGCTCAGCACCCGTCGGCAGGACGGCACGCATGCCGACACCCCCGTCAACATCGCGGTCGAGGGCGATCACGCGTACATCCGTACGTTCTCGTCGGCCTGGAAGGTGGAGCGGATGCGCAACCACCCCACCGTGCGCATCGGCCCGTGCACGCTGCGCGGCAGGCCGACCGGTCCGCAGATCACCGCCCACGCCCGGCTCCTCCAGCCGGGCTCGAAGGAGAACACCCACGCCGCCCGGATGATGTCGCGCAAGCACCCGATCGTGCAGGGCGTGCTCGTCCCGCTCACGCACCGGATCAAGCGGGACCGGACCCTGCACTACGAGGTCCGCCCGCTCGAAACGTGACCCCTGTCAGCCCTTGCGGCGTCGCCTGCCCAGGAAGAGCACCAGCCCGATCACGGCCAGGACGCCGAGACCGGTCGCCGTGGTGCCCTTCACCGGCACACCGTCGCCTCCACCGCTGCCCGTACCGGAGGACGACGACGGGGACTTGACGCCGGTACGGCCCGACTCGCCGCCGTTCTTCAGGTCCACCCGCACCACGTCGCTCTGCTCGCCCTCGGAGCCGTACATCAGCGCCGAGCCGTCGGCCGTGTACGTGACCGACTCGGCCTGCCCCAGCAGCGGGGACTCGACCGGGTAGTCCTTGCCGAGCCGGCCGTTCTTGAACACGTAGCCGCGCGCGCTGAAGTACGAGCGCAGCACCAGTTCCTTCCCGTCCGGCGAGAACGCCCCGTCCGTCACCCACGGCACCTCGCCGACCCGCCGGAAGATGTTGTCCGAGCCCGCCGTGAGCTTCGCGGGACCCTCGTAGAGCCCGCCGCCGCCCTCCTTCTTCGAGGCGATGTACACGCGCCCCGTCTTCGGGTGGACCATCAGCGCCTCCGCGTTGCGCGGGCCGTCCGCGTACTTCACATCGAACTGCGTCGCGCGGACCGTCGCGTCCCGCAGCACCTTCGGCTCGGGGAAGCGGTAGATCCAGACGTGGTCCCAGCTGCCGTTCAGGTTGTCCCCGATGTCACCGACGTACAGATTCCCGTCGGGCCCCAGCGAGATCGCCTCCACGTCGCGCGGCTCCCCCACACCCTTCATGGTGATCTTCGCGACGGTCTTCCCGGTCCTGGAGTCGACGGCGAAGACGTACGGCCCGTCGTCACTGTCGTTGTGCGTCCAGTAGATCCCCGGATGGGCCCGGCTGGCGGCCAGTCCGCTGGACTCGGTGATCCGAGGGTCCTTGATCGTGAAGCTGCGGTCGGCCCCGCCGTCGTCGGCCACGGCGGGCACCGCCACCGCGAGGGACAGGAGCGCGGCGGCGCCGAAGGCAGTCAGTCGATAGGAACGCATGGCACAAGTGTCCATCGTCACGTCGCAGGCCGGAGCCATGATCGGCCATGATGACGCCATGCGTTTCATGTTCGTCGGCGATTCCATGACCATCGGGCGCGCCGGCGACTTCACCTGGCGCTACCGCATGTGGCAGCACCTGGAGGCATCCTTCGGCGCCCCGTACGCGATCGTCGGCCCACGCAGCGAGCTGCACGACACCGGCACGGGCACCCCGGTCTCCTATGCGTACGCCGCCGAGGAGTTCCCCGTCCCCGCCCGCGCGCACCTGGCCGGCTGGGGCGAGGGCTGGCTGCACATGGCCCCGGTGATCGCGAACGCCGTCGCCGCACACCGCGCGGACATCCTGCTCGTCTCGCTCGGCCTGATAGACCTCGGGTTCTACACGGACAGCGAGCAGACCGCCCGCAACGCCCGCGCCTTCCTCGCGGCGGCCCGCACCGCGAACCCGCGCATCAGGTGCGTGCTGCTCCCCGTCATACCGAACATCCGGGCCGAGTCCGACGCCCCCTTCGCCGCCGAGTGCGCCCGCTTCAACGAACTCCTCGCCAAGGCCGTGGCAGACCTCGACGAACCGATGTCCCCGCTGCTGCTCGCCTCCCGCCCGCCGGGCTACGACATCCACACGGACACCTACGACGGCACCCATCCCGGCCCGTCCGGCGAACACCGGCTCGCGGGCGCCTACGCCGACGCGATGCACCAGGCGTGGGGGCTGGGCGGGCCGTATGCCCCGGCGCGGGACCGGCCCGAGGCGCCGCCCCTCACTGCCTCGCCGACGGCTTCGCCCGTACGTGCATCCGCTCCCCCTGTGGTCCGAACAGGCTGAGGAACTCCACCGGTTCCGGCCCGACGTTGCCCCACCAGTGCGGGGTACGCGTGTCGAACTCGGCCACCTCGCCCGCCTTCAGCACCAGGTCGTGCTCGCCCAGCACCAGCCGCAGCCGCCCCGACAGCACGTACAGCCACTCGTACCCCTCGTGCACCCGCTGCTCGACCGGCCCAGGGGGGCCCGTCAGTCCGGGCATGACCTGCTTGTACGCGTTCACCCCGCCGATGTGCCGGGTCAGCGGCACGAACGTCATGCCGTGCCGGTTGAACGGGCGGAAGGTGACCCTCGGATCACCGGTGTCCGGCGCGCCGACGAGCTCGTCCAGCTGCACCCCGTACGCCTTCGCCAGCGGGAGCAGCAGTTCCAGGGTCGGCTTGCGGCCGCCGGACTCCAGCCGGGACAGCGTGCTGAGCGAGATCCCGGTGGTCTCGCTCAGCTGGGCCAGCGTCGTGCCGCGCTCCGTCCGCAGCGCGCGCAGCCGGGGCCCCACTCCGGTCAGGACGGACGAGAACTCGTCGTCCGCCGCGCCGCCGTCTTCCACGCCGTGGTGCTCGTGGTGCTCGTGTGCTGCCATTCCTCCATGATGCCTCCGCTTGCCGGTCCGGCAAGCGGCTTTGTCAGGCGACGCTGTCGGACGGCACTGTCAGACGGAGGCCTCGGAGGTGTCGCCGGGGCCGATCATGGACAGTGACAACCGGGTCAGCTCACTGGTCAGCCAGTCACACGGCACCTGGCGCGGACGGCGCCCGTGGTGGGCGAGAAGCTCGTCGACGGAGTGCGTCAGCACCTGCACGACGACCGTGAGATCCCCGCCGAACCCATGGCCCAGTCCC contains:
- a CDS encoding PPOX class F420-dependent oxidoreductase, with the protein product MDTIAELKPFVKQYTVLLSTRRQDGTHADTPVNIAVEGDHAYIRTFSSAWKVERMRNHPTVRIGPCTLRGRPTGPQITAHARLLQPGSKENTHAARMMSRKHPIVQGVLVPLTHRIKRDRTLHYEVRPLET
- a CDS encoding helix-turn-helix domain-containing protein → MAAHEHHEHHGVEDGGAADDEFSSVLTGVGPRLRALRTERGTTLAQLSETTGISLSTLSRLESGGRKPTLELLLPLAKAYGVQLDELVGAPDTGDPRVTFRPFNRHGMTFVPLTRHIGGVNAYKQVMPGLTGPPGPVEQRVHEGYEWLYVLSGRLRLVLGEHDLVLKAGEVAEFDTRTPHWWGNVGPEPVEFLSLFGPQGERMHVRAKPSARQ
- a CDS encoding S41 family peptidase, with protein sequence MRGWPRGLSSTALGFVVLAAAVGCTGGGAGGDADAAPGDGMSPKARTYLTSALDTMEKHSLVTKDVDWPKLRQDAFTEARKAQTPSETYRAIRQAVRDLNDRHSTFYDPEQADESLNAPAEDLILPEGRRLAGGIAHLTLPAEPSDRVAAPYVRSARATVAALDGQGVCGWIIDVRSNNGGDMWGPLAAVGSVLGDGTVGNAVYADGKKSPWTLTKGTPRQYLDTWGPAKPLTRPAPPVAVLTSRRTASAGEAVTIAFRGRPDTRTFGEATTGVPTANVSYEQSDGALVILTVARETDRTGRTYDGPIEADVEIPEARGYNEPLTEAAAWLRKQKACRSS
- a CDS encoding GNAT family N-acetyltransferase; this encodes MTTNHGPMPFSTPRLDALPLRVAHADEMAAVLSDPALHTFTGGAPLDVDALRARYARQSAGSPDPAERWWNWVLAVRDDDCLAGYVQATVNVGEARAEIAWVIGSGRQGRGYAKEAAVGLVAHLLDGGAVRTVVAHIHPDHAASAAVAAAAGLVRTDEWEDGEVRWRLDAR
- a CDS encoding GDSL-type esterase/lipase family protein; protein product: MAQVSIVTSQAGAMIGHDDAMRFMFVGDSMTIGRAGDFTWRYRMWQHLEASFGAPYAIVGPRSELHDTGTGTPVSYAYAAEEFPVPARAHLAGWGEGWLHMAPVIANAVAAHRADILLVSLGLIDLGFYTDSEQTARNARAFLAAARTANPRIRCVLLPVIPNIRAESDAPFAAECARFNELLAKAVADLDEPMSPLLLASRPPGYDIHTDTYDGTHPGPSGEHRLAGAYADAMHQAWGLGGPYAPARDRPEAPPLTASPTASPVRASAPPVVRTG
- a CDS encoding WD40 repeat domain-containing protein; amino-acid sequence: MRSYRLTAFGAAALLSLAVAVPAVADDGGADRSFTIKDPRITESSGLAASRAHPGIYWTHNDSDDGPYVFAVDSRTGKTVAKITMKGVGEPRDVEAISLGPDGNLYVGDIGDNLNGSWDHVWIYRFPEPKVLRDATVRATQFDVKYADGPRNAEALMVHPKTGRVYIASKKEGGGGLYEGPAKLTAGSDNIFRRVGEVPWVTDGAFSPDGKELVLRSYFSARGYVFKNGRLGKDYPVESPLLGQAESVTYTADGSALMYGSEGEQSDVVRVDLKNGGESGRTGVKSPSSSSGTGSGGGDGVPVKGTTATGLGVLAVIGLVLFLGRRRRKG
- a CDS encoding cytochrome P450; translated protein: MTRIVLDPFVADLDGEGAALRAAGPLAEVELPGGVHCYAVTHHAEARQLLTDTRIVKDINVWGAWQRGEIPLDWPLIGLANPGRSMLTVDGADHRRLRTLVAQALTVKRVERLRAGIEALTTASLDRLAALPRGEKVDLKAEFAYPLPMNVISELMGVDGADHPRLKELFEKFFSTQTPPEEVPQMMADLGALFTKIVDSKRAEPGDDLTSALIAASDDGDHLSNEEIVNTLQLIIAAGHETTISLIVNAVVALQTHPEQRKQVLGGEVPWENVIEETLRWNTPTSHVLIRFATEDVAVGDKVLPKGEALIVSFGALGRDEEQYGPTAGEFDATRSPNRHIAFGHGPHVCPGAALSRLEAGVALPALYERFPELELAVPASELRNKPIVTQNDLFDLPVELG
- a CDS encoding cytochrome P450: MTQPTEPPPGCPAHGRVPLSGPRFQTEPTQLYREMRRDHGAVAPITLDGDIPAWLVLGYRELHQVTSDPVLFSRDSDLWSQWERIPDGWPLLPMIGRKQPSILYTVGPRHVERARMISDALEAVDPFSLKRHAEEFADELIDRFCSKGATDIIAEYAMLLPARVLARLYGFSDETGDALVGSINDMIDGRERALAGQQHLGTSMAQLLADKHAAPDDDVATRMLADPGGFTDEEIAQDLMVMMAAGHQPTADWMGNSLRLMLTDDRFAASLSGGRHSVAEAMNEVLWEDPPTQNVAGRWVSRDTHLGGRHLQAGDLLLLGIAAANADPQVRTDGSALTGGNNAFLSFGHGEHRCPFPAQETAEVIARTGIEVLLDRLPDIDLGVPAEQLTRRPSPWLRGLTDLPVAFTPTPATGPANGGQQ
- the serC gene encoding phosphoserine transaminase: MADIQIPADIKPADGRFGAGPSKVRTEALDALAATGTSLLGTSHRQAPVKNLVGAVRDGVRDLFSLPEGYEVILGNGGSTAFWDIATHGLIESKSQHLNFGEFSSKFAKAAKLAPWLADPTVIASDPGTHPDPKAEAGVDVYALTHNETSTGVAAPIKRVAGADAGSLVLVDATSGAGGLPVDIAETDVYYFAPQKSFASDGGLWIGIFSPAALERAARVHASGRHVPEFFSLPTAIDNSLKNQTYNTPALATLFLLNEQLTWMNTQGGLDFTTGRTAASSGHLYGWAEESKYATPFVTDPAKRSQVIGTIDFADEIDATAVAKALRANGIVDTEPYRKLGRNQLRVAMFPAIDPSDVQALTACIDYVIEKL